The following are encoded together in the Bradymonas sediminis genome:
- a CDS encoding AMP-binding protein, with amino-acid sequence MDVHIPGLAKHSFPELEDKFKPRKTKHYTYDDLLELFDSSTENFAGRVALQHHVGDGITERYTYRDLKLGAERAAAYLKDCGIGQHAPVLIASENRPQWGISYFGILKAGGVAVPVDADSTPEQLANLLQSCGAQAIILSESVRERVAEELVELLAAQNFSTRFIGFDELFGAPLLELAADGGEPMNALTAQNSEIARAAAEGQPLASLIYTSGTTGTPKGVMLTHQNFTNLLSGLNSTFSIDERDGFLSVLPLHHTFEFACGFLLPISRGAAITYIDELSGEEINSALAATPVTALIGVPALWQLLHRRVRQRIDDAPDSVTWALDFLLDINKTLRDRFNVNIGTAAFGAVHKAFGGRLRYLISGGAALPSDVLEAFHGMGFNLYEGYGLTEAAPVLTVNGPHEGLNPGSVGKPIQGIEVKIINENEAGIGEVVARAKSVMRGYLGREEETEQALQGGWLHTGDLGKLDERGRLTIVGRAKEVIVTAGGKNVYPDELEELYGGCDDIEELSVVGLPDSKGSERVACLVRPHIPTELDDDGNEVELEIDAHELSLIQGRIREHIRVQGSRMPAANRISVLRFTDEELPRTATRKIKRRDVIEILKTLKDSVAAQPEDSATTDATSQWSWLHSQIAHLADVDAEDIYEGTHFADELGFDSLMVAELASILGERDFVVSLENLAGVETVRDLQNLLASSGKMASDEDASEPKKSAKTVEEFPVPPALSTIGKQVLHLSQKKAYDDFFNVDVFGRANLPLHNPNIIVVANHSSHLDMGLIKYALGEFGRDIRALAAEDYFFDNPVRKTYFNNFTNLIPVARSGSLEGSLVHAEEALTQGEMVLIFPEGTRSMDGKLKPFRSGMGYLAATKCVDILPIYLAGTHRALPKGSTLPSLASRKLKVYIGQPISAHQLRKETADMSNLERYEYISKKAHDAVAKMRDAANTRRGEDSEDLAPLFSELSEKFAPNRLTEEVSFYFSLGNADKLKWNIVVDAERCHIGQGKPAGGKADCVMKTSPDIFKKIVTESYIPSMDEFMSGKVKTNAPQLLAQFQAAFAL; translated from the coding sequence ATGGATGTGCATATCCCGGGGCTCGCCAAGCACTCGTTCCCCGAGCTGGAAGACAAATTTAAGCCGCGCAAGACAAAGCATTATACCTACGACGACCTGCTGGAGCTCTTCGACTCGAGCACCGAGAATTTCGCCGGCCGGGTCGCGCTGCAACACCATGTCGGCGACGGCATCACCGAGCGCTATACCTACCGCGACCTGAAGCTGGGCGCTGAGCGCGCCGCGGCCTATCTCAAAGATTGTGGCATCGGCCAGCACGCGCCGGTGCTCATCGCCAGTGAGAACCGCCCGCAGTGGGGCATCAGTTATTTCGGCATCCTCAAGGCCGGCGGCGTCGCCGTGCCGGTGGACGCCGACTCGACCCCCGAGCAATTGGCGAACCTGCTGCAATCCTGCGGCGCCCAGGCCATTATCCTGAGCGAATCGGTGCGCGAGCGCGTGGCCGAAGAGCTCGTAGAGCTGCTGGCCGCGCAGAACTTCTCGACCCGCTTTATCGGCTTCGACGAACTCTTCGGCGCCCCGCTGCTCGAGCTTGCCGCGGACGGCGGCGAGCCGATGAACGCGCTGACCGCGCAGAATAGCGAGATCGCGCGCGCCGCAGCCGAGGGCCAGCCCCTGGCAAGCCTCATCTACACCTCGGGCACCACCGGCACGCCCAAGGGCGTGATGCTGACGCACCAGAACTTCACGAACCTGCTCTCGGGGCTCAACTCCACGTTTAGCATCGACGAGCGCGACGGCTTCTTGAGCGTTCTGCCGCTGCACCACACCTTCGAATTCGCCTGCGGGTTCTTGCTGCCCATCTCGCGCGGCGCGGCCATCACCTATATCGACGAGCTCAGCGGCGAGGAGATCAACTCCGCGCTGGCCGCCACGCCGGTCACCGCGCTTATCGGCGTGCCGGCGCTGTGGCAATTGCTGCACCGTCGCGTGCGCCAGCGCATCGACGACGCCCCCGACTCCGTCACCTGGGCGCTCGACTTTTTGCTCGACATCAACAAGACGCTGCGCGACCGCTTCAACGTCAATATCGGCACCGCCGCCTTCGGCGCGGTCCATAAGGCCTTCGGCGGACGCCTTCGCTATCTGATCTCGGGCGGCGCGGCGCTGCCCTCCGATGTCCTCGAGGCGTTCCACGGCATGGGCTTCAACCTCTACGAAGGCTACGGCCTCACCGAGGCCGCGCCGGTGCTCACGGTCAACGGCCCCCACGAAGGGCTCAACCCCGGCAGCGTCGGCAAGCCGATTCAGGGCATCGAAGTCAAGATCATCAATGAGAACGAAGCCGGCATCGGCGAAGTCGTGGCGCGCGCAAAGAGCGTCATGCGCGGGTATCTGGGACGCGAGGAAGAGACCGAACAAGCCCTGCAAGGCGGATGGCTGCACACCGGCGACCTGGGCAAACTCGACGAGCGTGGACGCCTCACCATCGTCGGCCGCGCCAAGGAAGTCATCGTCACCGCCGGGGGCAAAAACGTCTACCCCGACGAGCTCGAGGAGCTCTACGGCGGCTGTGACGATATCGAGGAGCTCTCGGTGGTGGGACTCCCCGACAGCAAGGGGAGCGAGCGCGTCGCCTGCCTGGTACGCCCGCATATCCCGACCGAGCTCGACGATGACGGAAACGAAGTCGAGCTTGAGATCGACGCCCATGAGCTCAGCCTCATTCAGGGCCGAATTCGCGAGCATATCCGAGTCCAGGGCTCGCGCATGCCGGCGGCCAATCGCATCTCGGTGCTCCGCTTCACCGACGAAGAATTGCCGCGCACCGCGACCCGCAAGATCAAGCGTCGCGACGTCATTGAGATTCTGAAGACGCTCAAAGATTCGGTCGCCGCGCAGCCCGAGGATAGCGCCACAACCGACGCGACCTCGCAGTGGAGCTGGCTGCACAGCCAGATCGCGCACCTGGCCGACGTCGACGCCGAAGATATCTACGAGGGCACGCATTTCGCCGACGAGTTGGGCTTCGACAGCCTGATGGTCGCCGAGCTCGCGAGCATCCTTGGTGAGCGCGACTTCGTGGTCTCACTGGAGAATCTGGCCGGGGTTGAAACCGTCCGAGACCTGCAAAACCTGCTGGCCTCGTCGGGTAAAATGGCCAGCGACGAGGACGCCAGCGAGCCGAAGAAGAGCGCGAAGACCGTCGAGGAATTCCCGGTGCCCCCGGCGCTCTCAACCATCGGAAAACAGGTCCTGCACCTCAGCCAGAAGAAGGCCTACGACGACTTCTTCAACGTCGATGTCTTCGGGCGCGCGAATTTGCCGCTGCATAACCCCAATATCATCGTGGTCGCCAACCACTCCAGCCACCTCGATATGGGCCTGATTAAATACGCCCTGGGTGAGTTCGGCCGCGATATTCGGGCCCTGGCGGCCGAGGATTATTTCTTCGATAACCCGGTGCGAAAGACCTATTTCAACAACTTCACCAACCTGATCCCGGTGGCTCGCTCCGGCAGCCTGGAGGGCTCGCTGGTCCACGCCGAAGAGGCGCTGACCCAGGGCGAGATGGTGCTGATCTTCCCCGAGGGCACCCGCTCGATGGACGGCAAGCTCAAGCCCTTCCGCAGCGGCATGGGCTACCTCGCGGCGACCAAATGCGTCGACATCCTGCCGATCTATCTGGCCGGCACGCACCGCGCGCTCCCCAAGGGAAGCACCTTGCCGTCGCTGGCGAGCCGCAAGCTCAAGGTCTATATCGGCCAGCCGATTTCGGCGCACCAGTTGCGCAAAGAAACCGCCGACATGTCGAACCTGGAGCGCTACGAATATATCAGCAAGAAGGCCCATGACGCGGTCGCCAAGATGCGCGACGCGGCCAATACCCGCCGCGGCGAAGACAGCGAGGACCTGGCCCCGCTCTTTAGTGAGCTGAGCGAGAAATTCGCGCCCAATCGCCTCACCGAAGAGGTCAGCTTCTATTTCAGCCTGGGCAACGCCGATAAGCTGAAATGGAATATCGTCGTGGACGCCGAGCGCTGCCATATCGGCCAGGGCAAACCCGCCGGCGGCAAGGCCGACTGCGTGATGAAGACCTCGCCGGACATCTTCAAGAAGATCGTCACCGAGAGCTATATCCCGTCGATGGACGAGTTTATGTCGGGCAAGGTGAAGACCAACGCGCCGCAATTGCTGGCTCAATTCCAGGCGGCCTTCGCCCTCTAA
- a CDS encoding PD40 domain-containing protein produces MVAAVFALSPLTNGYTDDSSSEDSRSAEEIERDTSAYSGYLTWSRMHEDVGTTVWDLANMEARAHVGVNAYNELSGEARLSQNRKTLVYTLLLEQYTSFTGPTTVIVQDIETGAEKRYPSKIGTNGFSRIKKSPSISADGRRIALSQTDAAYESRPGTESLTIMPWSIQVWDIESDELIDVTTNDEASFGPDDIAPFISADGTRVLFLSSRDTRLLDFYMADVKENASVTRVRAQGEGFTPDLRGLYIENQISVSADLKWVLFLAETDYPDSLTGVRWNWTLLNTDTGDITHIDIVGADATDFTRKQLGNSAGAISADGSTLAFAYNFGTHDVSGQKVVVSSRETPSDLREIDVTGYTAQTGFGIALSSDGSNIAYTRENNQLWIRKTDGTNPKLVSTRWDDYPVSVEKWRGIFLSFTD; encoded by the coding sequence GTGGTGGCGGCTGTCTTCGCACTGTCTCCGCTGACCAATGGCTACACGGACGACTCCTCGAGCGAGGACAGCCGCAGTGCAGAAGAAATCGAGCGCGATACCTCCGCCTATTCGGGCTATTTGACCTGGTCACGCATGCACGAGGACGTCGGAACGACCGTGTGGGACCTAGCAAATATGGAGGCGCGGGCGCATGTGGGGGTTAACGCCTATAACGAGTTGTCGGGCGAGGCCCGCCTGTCTCAAAACCGCAAGACTCTGGTCTACACCCTGCTCCTTGAGCAATATACTTCGTTCACAGGCCCCACGACGGTCATCGTCCAAGACATCGAAACCGGCGCCGAAAAGAGATATCCGTCCAAGATAGGCACCAACGGGTTTTCACGCATTAAAAAATCCCCAAGCATTAGCGCCGACGGCCGGCGCATTGCGCTTAGCCAGACCGACGCAGCCTACGAATCACGCCCGGGCACTGAGAGCCTCACTATCATGCCGTGGTCGATTCAGGTCTGGGATATTGAGTCGGACGAACTCATCGATGTCACCACTAATGATGAGGCATCGTTTGGGCCAGATGATATCGCGCCGTTTATCTCAGCGGATGGAACACGGGTACTCTTTCTCTCCTCGCGAGACACGCGGCTCTTGGACTTCTATATGGCCGATGTCAAGGAAAACGCGAGCGTCACGCGGGTGCGCGCTCAAGGCGAGGGATTCACGCCCGACTTACGTGGCCTCTACATAGAAAACCAGATCTCCGTTTCGGCCGATCTTAAATGGGTGCTCTTCCTCGCCGAGACCGACTACCCGGACAGCCTCACGGGCGTACGGTGGAATTGGACCCTGCTCAATACCGACACCGGCGACATCACGCACATCGATATTGTGGGCGCAGACGCCACCGACTTTACGCGTAAACAACTCGGCAATAGCGCCGGCGCGATCAGCGCCGACGGCTCAACGCTTGCATTCGCCTACAATTTTGGAACCCACGACGTTAGCGGGCAAAAGGTCGTGGTGAGTTCGCGCGAAACTCCGAGCGATCTCCGCGAGATTGATGTCACCGGCTACACGGCTCAAACAGGCTTTGGTATTGCGCTGTCCTCCGACGGCTCGAATATCGCGTACACCCGCGAGAATAACCAGCTGTGGATACGCAAAACGGACGGAACAAACCCCAAACTGGTGTCAACTCGGTGGGATGACTACCCGGTATCTGTAGAGAAGTGGCGCGGAATCTTCCTCTCGTTCACGGATTAA
- the eno gene encoding phosphopyruvate hydratase has translation MGAHNGQGAAGFIVDIVAREILDSRGNPTVECDVYLEDGSMGRAAVPSGASTGEHEAVELRDGEERYGGKGVRQAVANIHDRIFPELEGENAYNQVLIDGLMNELDGTPNKSELGANAILAVSMACARAAASSLGMPLYRYIGGLNSTTLPVPMMNIINGGSHADNNVDIQEFMIVPVGAETFAEAVQCGAEVFHALKAVLKGRGLSTSVGDEGGFAPNLGSNKEALDLIVEAIEAAGYNPGEDVRLALDCAASEFYDAKAGVYDLAGEGRKMSSEELVAFYVELVEQYPIISIEDGFDENDWDGWQALTDAMGDSVQLVGDDLFVTNTDRLARGIEEGIANSILIKVNQIGTLTETLEAIDMATRAGFTSVISHRSGETSDTFIASLAVATGAGQIKTGSLSRSDRVAKYNELLRIEEELDEVAYYPGDDVFAQFLG, from the coding sequence ATGGGTGCACATAACGGGCAAGGCGCGGCAGGATTTATCGTTGATATCGTCGCGCGTGAAATTTTGGATAGCCGCGGGAATCCGACGGTTGAATGCGACGTCTATTTGGAAGATGGGTCGATGGGCCGCGCGGCGGTGCCAAGCGGCGCGTCGACCGGCGAGCACGAGGCGGTCGAGTTGCGTGACGGCGAAGAGCGTTACGGCGGCAAAGGCGTTCGCCAGGCGGTCGCCAATATCCATGACCGCATCTTTCCGGAGCTTGAGGGCGAGAACGCCTATAACCAGGTGCTGATCGACGGGCTGATGAACGAGCTCGACGGCACCCCGAATAAGAGCGAGCTGGGCGCCAACGCCATCCTCGCCGTGAGCATGGCCTGCGCCCGCGCAGCCGCGAGCTCGCTCGGCATGCCGCTATATCGCTATATCGGCGGCCTCAATAGCACGACGCTTCCGGTGCCGATGATGAATATCATCAACGGCGGCTCGCACGCCGACAATAACGTCGACATCCAGGAGTTTATGATCGTGCCGGTCGGCGCCGAGACCTTCGCCGAAGCCGTGCAATGCGGCGCCGAGGTCTTCCACGCGCTTAAGGCCGTCCTGAAAGGTCGCGGTTTGAGCACGTCGGTGGGTGACGAGGGCGGCTTCGCGCCGAACCTCGGCAGCAATAAAGAGGCGCTCGACCTCATCGTCGAGGCCATCGAGGCTGCGGGTTATAACCCCGGCGAAGACGTCCGTCTGGCGCTCGATTGCGCCGCCAGCGAGTTCTATGACGCCAAAGCAGGCGTGTATGACCTGGCCGGCGAGGGGCGCAAGATGAGCTCCGAGGAGCTCGTGGCGTTCTATGTCGAGCTGGTCGAGCAATACCCGATCATCAGCATCGAGGACGGCTTTGACGAGAACGATTGGGACGGTTGGCAGGCGCTGACCGACGCGATGGGCGACAGCGTCCAGCTCGTCGGCGACGACCTCTTCGTCACCAACACCGACCGCCTCGCCCGCGGCATCGAAGAGGGCATCGCGAACTCGATTCTCATCAAGGTCAACCAGATCGGTACGCTCACCGAGACCCTGGAGGCCATCGATATGGCGACGCGCGCCGGCTTCACCAGCGTCATCAGCCACCGCTCCGGCGAGACCTCGGACACCTTCATCGCGAGCCTGGCGGTCGCGACCGGCGCGGGTCAAATCAAGACCGGCAGCCTGTCGCGCTCGGACAGAGTCGCGAAATATAACGAGCTGCTCCGCATCGAAGAGGAGCTCGACGAGGTCGCGTATTATCCCGGCGACGACGTCTTCGCTCAGTTCCTCGGCTGA
- a CDS encoding SDR family NAD(P)-dependent oxidoreductase, translating to MAAIQRVLVTGAAGALGSRVCARFSEAGLTVIAADLPQAVPAESTEIHADADDKNLHWIGLDLREPAAVRDGVDAIEKNIGAIDALVHCAGGFRWALMGEVSDDDIDFLLDANLRSSLLLLREILPKMKAQNLGRIVLMSSKSTLNPQQGEGPYAATKAALNALTKSVADEVKALDVTINALLPTVIDTPANRDAMPDSDFDKWVTRDQLADIIFGLTQPTGAPINGALIPVSGKM from the coding sequence ATGGCAGCGATTCAACGAGTATTGGTCACGGGCGCGGCGGGCGCGCTGGGAAGTCGGGTTTGCGCGCGGTTTTCAGAGGCGGGCTTAACGGTCATCGCCGCCGACCTTCCCCAGGCCGTGCCGGCCGAGAGCACCGAGATTCACGCGGACGCCGACGATAAGAATCTGCATTGGATTGGCCTCGACCTGCGCGAACCGGCGGCCGTGCGTGACGGGGTGGACGCCATCGAGAAGAATATCGGCGCCATCGACGCTTTGGTGCATTGCGCGGGCGGATTTCGCTGGGCGCTCATGGGCGAGGTCAGCGACGACGATATCGACTTTTTGCTCGACGCAAACCTGCGCTCCTCCTTGCTGCTCCTGCGCGAGATTCTGCCGAAGATGAAGGCCCAAAACCTCGGGCGAATCGTCTTAATGAGTTCAAAATCAACCCTGAACCCCCAACAGGGCGAGGGACCCTACGCGGCGACCAAGGCGGCGCTCAACGCGCTGACGAAATCGGTCGCCGACGAAGTTAAGGCCCTCGACGTGACCATCAACGCCCTGCTCCCCACGGTCATCGACACCCCGGCGAACCGCGACGCGATGCCCGACTCGGACTTCGACAAATGGGTCACCCGCGACCAACTCGCCGACATCATCTTTGGCCTCACTCAACCGACCGGCGCCCCCATCAACGGCGCGCTGATCCCGGTCTCGGGCAAGATGTAA
- a CDS encoding NAD-dependent epimerase/dehydratase family protein — protein sequence MTTLVTGGTGFLGRHLVDKLIERGEDVRVLTRSFNPELAEMGVEVIEGSLKNLDDIARAIDGVTQVYHLAGKVERDRTRAHEMYDIHVEGTRRLFRALSDQLKAGGPALEKIVYASSSGTVGVGKTADFMATDDSPMAERLVGDWPYYLSKIYAERVCAHFIKHHDLPIVLMRPTLLLGPGDHTQSSTGDVVQFLQKKIPATMPGGISFVDVRDTADAFISAMERGTPGQTYLLGAANLSLGDFFKRLEDISGVSAPKIPLPGKAATMGARFFDQALRAIGKTPEVDPASVEMAQYFWYIDSSRAKDELGFKPRPGNETLRDTVRWIRANGVDKDASGQKSAKRPAPPAEFVPRETVEFARKLAAQHSPRED from the coding sequence ATGACCACTTTAGTCACCGGCGGCACCGGCTTCTTGGGCCGACACCTCGTCGATAAGCTTATCGAGCGCGGCGAAGACGTTCGCGTTCTGACACGCTCCTTTAACCCTGAGCTTGCCGAGATGGGCGTCGAGGTTATTGAGGGGAGCCTCAAAAACCTCGACGATATCGCGCGCGCCATCGACGGCGTCACCCAGGTGTACCACCTGGCCGGCAAGGTCGAGCGCGACCGCACCCGCGCCCACGAGATGTACGATATTCACGTCGAAGGCACGCGCCGGCTATTTCGCGCCCTCTCCGACCAGCTAAAGGCCGGCGGGCCCGCGCTCGAGAAGATCGTCTACGCCTCGAGCAGCGGCACGGTCGGCGTGGGTAAAACCGCCGACTTTATGGCCACCGACGACTCCCCGATGGCCGAGCGGCTGGTGGGCGACTGGCCGTATTATCTGTCGAAAATCTACGCCGAGCGGGTGTGCGCACATTTTATCAAGCACCACGACCTGCCGATCGTCTTGATGCGCCCCACCCTGCTGTTGGGCCCCGGCGACCATACGCAGAGCTCGACCGGCGATGTCGTGCAGTTTTTGCAAAAGAAGATCCCGGCGACCATGCCCGGGGGCATCTCTTTTGTCGACGTGCGCGACACCGCCGACGCGTTTATCTCGGCGATGGAACGCGGCACGCCTGGCCAGACCTATTTGCTCGGCGCCGCCAACCTGTCGCTGGGTGATTTCTTCAAACGCCTCGAGGACATCTCGGGCGTCTCGGCCCCCAAAATCCCGCTGCCCGGCAAGGCCGCGACCATGGGGGCGCGCTTCTTCGACCAGGCGCTCCGCGCTATCGGAAAGACCCCCGAGGTCGACCCAGCCAGCGTCGAGATGGCGCAGTATTTTTGGTATATCGACTCAAGCCGGGCCAAAGATGAGTTGGGGTTCAAACCGCGCCCGGGCAATGAGACCCTGCGCGACACGGTGCGCTGGATCCGCGCCAACGGCGTCGACAAGGACGCGTCCGGCCAAAAGAGCGCCAAGCGCCCCGCCCCGCCCGCCGAGTTCGTGCCGCGGGAGACCGTCGAGTTTGCCCGCAAACTCGCCGCGCAGCACAGCCCCCGCGAAGACTAA
- a CDS encoding protein phosphatase 2C domain-containing protein, producing MMEVQFWATTDTGLARDHNEDNFLVDRDLSLFVVCDGMGGHAAGEVASAMSIQVISEIIAENRDILDAYEREPSRTLAQDAVLDLMDTAITEACRRIFEAAEADPDRHGMGTTCCALLLLAGRGFVGHVGDSRIYHIRDGDVDLVTMDHSFLNEMIRQGRAKEGDSIPNQNAVTRAVGVRPSVEVDTFDIEVEQDDLFIICSDGLSGYFESDEQILGLIDPDDLEGSTYRCIEHALRGGGRDNITTILARVDRLRSPRRTVMDSETLRALKACDYFAHATPSEFSQLCDIAERHHFEAGEDIIEPNRPAEFLCLVINGSVGITGDKPSATVLDAGDTFGEVSLFGESKSNEGYTALAPTRLVVFQRDALFGLLRARPSLAAKVLFGLAANMAEQLRRVPAELRFEPQLWDEVSIHSDHTPAPGFMVINDNLDVETRSMPGLSPAQAPAPASKSTPPPRVQSPPKGSTMPPLPPSAAKAGAAAPKKSKLNAQKRPLPPRPTLPPELEDDIETQQNVDLDELRKTTQFDRFDAKFDKL from the coding sequence ATGATGGAGGTCCAATTCTGGGCGACAACCGACACCGGGCTGGCGCGCGATCATAACGAGGATAATTTCCTCGTCGATCGCGACCTGAGCCTCTTCGTGGTCTGCGACGGCATGGGCGGCCACGCCGCCGGTGAGGTCGCCAGCGCCATGAGTATCCAGGTGATCTCGGAGATAATCGCCGAGAACCGCGATATTCTCGACGCCTACGAGCGCGAACCCTCGCGCACGCTCGCCCAGGATGCGGTCTTAGACCTGATGGACACCGCGATCACAGAGGCCTGCCGGCGAATCTTCGAGGCGGCCGAGGCTGACCCCGACCGCCACGGCATGGGCACGACTTGCTGCGCGCTTTTGCTGCTCGCCGGGCGAGGGTTCGTGGGGCATGTGGGCGACTCGCGCATCTATCATATTCGCGATGGTGACGTGGATCTGGTCACCATGGACCACTCGTTCCTCAACGAAATGATTCGCCAGGGGCGCGCAAAAGAGGGGGATTCGATCCCGAATCAAAACGCCGTGACCCGCGCCGTGGGCGTGCGCCCAAGCGTCGAGGTCGACACCTTCGATATCGAGGTTGAGCAAGATGATCTCTTCATCATCTGCAGCGATGGGCTCAGCGGTTATTTTGAGAGTGACGAGCAAATCCTTGGCTTGATCGACCCAGACGACCTGGAGGGCAGCACGTACCGCTGCATCGAGCACGCGCTGCGCGGGGGCGGTCGCGACAATATCACGACGATTCTCGCGCGCGTCGACCGTTTGCGGTCGCCGCGTCGCACCGTCATGGATAGCGAGACGCTGCGCGCGCTTAAGGCCTGTGATTATTTCGCCCACGCGACGCCCTCGGAGTTCAGCCAACTCTGCGATATCGCCGAGCGCCATCACTTTGAGGCCGGCGAAGATATCATTGAGCCCAATCGACCCGCCGAATTCCTATGCCTGGTGATCAACGGGTCGGTCGGCATCACTGGCGACAAGCCCAGCGCGACCGTGCTCGATGCCGGCGATACCTTCGGTGAAGTGAGCCTATTTGGGGAGTCTAAGAGCAACGAGGGCTATACGGCGCTGGCGCCCACGCGACTTGTTGTCTTCCAGCGCGACGCGCTTTTTGGACTGCTTCGCGCGCGCCCCTCGCTGGCCGCCAAGGTGCTCTTTGGCCTCGCCGCCAATATGGCGGAGCAATTGCGTCGGGTGCCCGCCGAGTTGCGCTTTGAGCCCCAGCTCTGGGACGAGGTCAGCATCCACAGCGACCATACGCCCGCTCCCGGCTTTATGGTGATTAATGATAATCTGGACGTCGAGACTCGGTCGATGCCGGGGCTGAGCCCGGCGCAGGCGCCGGCGCCCGCGTCGAAGTCAACGCCACCGCCGCGGGTGCAATCGCCGCCCAAGGGCTCGACCATGCCGCCGCTGCCGCCGAGCGCCGCAAAAGCAGGCGCGGCTGCGCCCAAGAAGAGTAAGCTCAACGCCCAGAAGCGACCGCTGCCGCCGCGCCCGACGCTGCCGCCGGAGCTCGAGGATGATATTGAGACCCAGCAAAACGTGGACCTCGACGAGCTGCGAAAGACCACACAATTTGACCGCTTTGACGCGAAATTTGATAAATTATAA
- a CDS encoding lactate racemase domain-containing protein has translation MAENPKTVVYLTEDSAPRYLHYGEDFITHKFPAGTRALYPNPPMKEIKNRGAAIRYALNHPEGGAKPLYAQLKPGMKVAIAIDDISVPLPPMKTPDIRQEVLEIVTEILEDHGVEDIQMFMALALHRRMTPEEIKRSVGPKVFNKYYPDRLDNMDAEDTENMVHLGKTSQGEDVQVYRPAAESDLLIYVNVNYVPMNGGYKSIGTGMAGYQSIQHHHNPETIAKSDSYMDPENSALYDSNTRMGMLVNEHLNVFHIETALNNRMYDENLDFLARNEDNWSSADHLKFNTFKWALSKAPRAAKRALFHKVPAPYGLLGVFAGETEAVHEKTLEKCWQQHLVEVEGQSDVVVYGIPFESPYNVNSILNPLLVRIMALGYFHNMYRGKPLVKKGGTLIVTHPCYDEFDPDHHPSYIEFFNRCLPETRDSHKLAHKYEKEFANNPSYIEMFRNGNAYHGVHPFYMWYWCENGQNHVGRVIVVGAENEHVPERLGWERAETMDEALEMARDTHGRDMDITLVNHPPFVIADVK, from the coding sequence ATGGCTGAGAATCCCAAAACCGTCGTCTATCTCACCGAAGATTCCGCCCCCCGCTATCTTCACTATGGCGAAGACTTCATCACCCATAAATTCCCGGCAGGCACCCGCGCGCTATACCCGAACCCGCCGATGAAGGAGATCAAGAACCGCGGGGCGGCGATTCGCTACGCGCTCAACCACCCCGAGGGCGGCGCCAAGCCGCTGTACGCGCAGCTTAAGCCGGGCATGAAGGTCGCCATCGCCATCGACGACATCAGCGTGCCGCTGCCGCCGATGAAGACCCCGGATATCCGCCAGGAGGTGCTCGAAATCGTCACCGAGATCCTGGAGGACCACGGCGTCGAGGACATCCAGATGTTCATGGCGCTGGCGCTGCACCGGCGCATGACGCCCGAGGAGATCAAGCGCTCGGTGGGCCCCAAGGTCTTCAACAAATATTACCCCGACCGCCTGGACAATATGGACGCCGAGGACACCGAGAATATGGTGCACCTGGGAAAGACCTCCCAGGGCGAGGACGTCCAGGTCTACCGCCCGGCGGCCGAGAGCGACCTGCTCATCTACGTCAACGTGAACTACGTGCCGATGAACGGCGGCTATAAATCGATCGGCACCGGCATGGCCGGCTACCAGTCGATCCAGCATCACCATAACCCCGAGACCATCGCCAAATCCGACTCCTATATGGACCCGGAGAACTCGGCGCTCTACGACAGCAACACCCGCATGGGCATGCTGGTCAACGAGCACCTGAACGTCTTCCATATCGAGACGGCGCTCAATAACCGGATGTACGACGAGAACCTCGACTTTTTGGCGCGCAACGAAGACAACTGGTCCAGCGCGGACCACCTGAAATTCAACACCTTCAAATGGGCGCTGAGCAAGGCGCCGCGCGCTGCCAAGCGCGCCCTCTTCCACAAGGTCCCCGCCCCCTACGGCCTGCTCGGCGTGTTCGCCGGCGAGACCGAAGCGGTGCACGAGAAGACCCTGGAGAAGTGCTGGCAGCAGCACCTGGTCGAGGTCGAGGGGCAATCCGACGTCGTCGTCTACGGCATCCCGTTTGAGAGCCCGTATAACGTCAACTCGATCCTCAACCCCCTGCTCGTCCGCATCATGGCGCTGGGGTATTTCCACAATATGTACCGCGGAAAACCGCTGGTCAAAAAGGGCGGCACGCTCATCGTGACCCATCCCTGCTACGACGAGTTCGACCCGGACCATCACCCCAGCTATATCGAATTCTTCAACCGTTGCCTGCCCGAGACCCGCGATTCGCACAAGCTCGCGCACAAATACGAGAAGGAATTCGCCAATAACCCCAGCTATATCGAGATGTTCCGAAACGGCAACGCCTACCACGGCGTGCACCCCTTCTATATGTGGTATTGGTGCGAGAACGGCCAAAATCACGTGGGACGTGTCATCGTCGTGGGCGCCGAGAACGAGCATGTGCCGGAGCGCCTGGGCTGGGAGCGCGCCGAGACGATGGACGAGGCGCTCGAGATGGCCCGCGACACGCACGGCCGGGATATGGATATCACGCTGGTTAACCACCCGCCCTTTGTGATCGCCGACGTAAAATAA